ATTCAGTTGTTGAAAACTGTGAATGGCCTGTAATTGCAGCTATACACGGGTATTGTCTGGGCGGTGGGCTTGAGCTTGCTCTTTGCTGTGATATACGTTATGCAGATGAAACCGCTCAGTTTGGATTCCCGGAAGTTGGTTTGTCGATTTTTCCGGGTAATGGTGGAACAAGACGGGCATTATATGCTACCAACCTTGGTAGAATGAAAGAGCTTGTTTACACTGGGGAGATGATTAAAGCGGAAGAAGCATTACGGATAGGTTTGATAGAAAAGGTTGTCCCGGCCGGAACAGCTCTTGAAAAAGCTAAAGAGCTGGCCGCAAAAATAATGAAAAAAGGACCTCTTGGTGTTGCGGCGGCAAAAAAAGTATTAAACCGTACACGGGATCTTACTTTAGAGCAAGGTCTGGAACTGGAATCCGATGTTTGGGCAAGTCTTGCAGCAACAGAAGATATGAAAGAAGGGGCACGGGCCTTTGTCGAAAAAAGAAAACCTGAATATAAATGTAAATAAGAGGAGTAAAGCCTTATGGCAAAAGAGCTAAGAGACGTAGTAGTAGTTGACGCAGTTAGAACGGCCTTTGGCAAGTCGGGAGAAAAAGGTATTTTCTGGAAGACGAGAGCTGATGATCTGGTTGTTCCCCTGCTAAAAGCTTTACTAGAAAGAAACCCCGGTGTTACTCCGGCTATGATTGAAGACAGCATCTGGGGCATAACCAATCAGATGAAAGAGCAAGGCGG
The Pseudomonadota bacterium DNA segment above includes these coding regions:
- a CDS encoding enoyl-CoA hydratase/isomerase family protein yields the protein MESQLVHYKIENKVAIVSLDNPPMNALDVPTKECIRDVFTELDAKRNEIRVVILQGANKAFAAGADIKAFLDLQPDTAKRRLMRSHSMYSVVENCEWPVIAAIHGYCLGGGLELALCCDIRYADETAQFGFPEVGLSIFPGNGGTRRALYATNLGRMKELVYTGEMIKAEEALRIGLIEKVVPAGTALEKAKELAAKIMKKGPLGVAAAKKVLNRTRDLTLEQGLELESDVWASLAATEDMKEGARAFVEKRKPEYKCK